Sequence from the Balaenoptera acutorostrata chromosome 4, mBalAcu1.1, whole genome shotgun sequence genome:
AGCGGTCActccagaaggaaggaaggcccGCGGGGACGAAATCAGAGCTCCACATATCTGGGGCAGAAGCGGCCCCTGGGGAAGATCTTTCAGATTTACAAAGGCAACTTCACAGGGTCTGTGGAGCCTgacccctccaccctcacccccaggaaCCCGCTCTGGGGTTACTCCTCCTCTCCACAGCCCCAGACAGTGGCCGCAACCTTGGCGCCCAGCAGGACCTCGTGGGTACGACCCAACACGCCCCTGGTGTCTGCGGAGGACAAGCCCGGCCTTACCAGAGCAGACCAGGGGGGTGGTCCCACCTTCACCAGCCAAGGAGGGGAGCCGGCCACCACAGCAGCCTCAGGCACCCCCGCCAGTCCACATCCTGCCCCAGTGCCTTCTCAGCACCCCCGCGGTGACCCACAGGACGGCCCCAGCCACAGTGACTCCTGGCTTACTGTCACCCCTGGCACCAGCAGACCTCCATCTGCCAGCTCTGGGGTCTTCACGGCCACCATGGGGCCCATTCAGGCTGCCTTCGATGCCAGTGTCTCAGCCCCTTCCGAGGGGCTTCCTCAGGGTACATCCTCAGCCCCGCAGGCCCCGGCCCGCCCCCCCGGGGTTTCAGAAAGCACTGTTTCCCTAGCCAAGGAGGAAGCTGTGGCCACCCTTACGCCCACCGTGACTGGCAGGGTGCCCAGTCCCCTCTCCACAGTGGTGTCCACAGCCacaggaaacttcctcaaccgtCTGGTCCCCGCTGGGACCTGGAAGCCTGGAACAGCAGGGAACATCTCCCATGTGGCCGAAGGGGACAAACCCCAGCACAGAGCCACCATCTGCCTGAGCAAGATGGACATCGCCTGGGTGATCCTGGCCATCAGCGTGCCCATCTCCTCCTGCTGTAAGTGCCtcaccctctcccttctcccccacccacccaccacacTGGCTTGCCCATCCCTAGAATCCCTTTGCCCCACATGTGGGCAGCCCCCACCAAGTGGGCTGCAAACTTCCCAGAATCCTGGGAAAGGAGGTAGTAGAACAAGAATCATGGATTATCCCCACCCCTGGTCCTTGGCTGGTCAGGCCATGGCTCACATGCCCACTGATGGTAAATGCACAACTCCCAGGAGCTGTGGGGTCCAATCCGACTCTGCATTTGCAGAAAGAAACACCAAGCTGGGGAGGGGACATGGTTCCCCCAGGACCCCAGAGTTactgagaggcagggctgggatgtGAGCTCCGAGCACCTGTCTTCCAGCCCAGGGCTCTTGTCGTGACACTACCCTGCCTGCTCTCTCCTGTAGCGACACGGCACCAACACACCGCAGGCTGAAAACTGGTGCTTCCAAACTTACAGCTTCTGAGTAGCAGAGCCCTCGCCTTCCTCCCCGCCTCCCTTCCATCGCCCTTCCTGCTGTTCTTCTCCTCTCTCACCtcttttcctccccctcctctgtcttcccctgagaaagaagaaaagatgaagCTTTGATCTTGCGGGAAGTTCTATTAGCCTTGATAAAAACAGAGTTCTTGTAGCTAAATTGAGGCTTGAGAGTTACATGTGAATTTAGCagtccctccccccccccacccctgtttGGTTTGTTCATGGGTGGTGTGAGCTGATGCTTTGTGGACcttgtctttgtcttttgctcTCACTGGTATGTGGGGAAGGGCTCCCCCAGGCCACCAGCGCCTCCTTGCTGCTGCCCATCACTCCTTTAATGAAGAGTCGAGGGGATTCCCTACCGACAGCTCCATAAAGAACCTGATGCAATCACTCAGGACCCAGGGCTTCCTTTACGTCTTCCCCGAGTATTCGATCCTCAGTTCTTAGCATTCCTCTGATGGCCCCACAGGAATCCTTACTGTACCCGCCACTCCCCAACCCACACGGCCATCATCCAGGCACCCCCTCAGCCCTTCCAGGGGTGAGAAACCCCCTGTGCTCCCCACTCATCAGGCCCTTCTCCTGTGACCCATCGGGTTGTTTCCAGCTCTCCTGGGGGCCTGAAATTCGCCTCTTTGTAATTCCCACTCTTTGGTCCTAACCTGTGCCCTCTGAAACCATACAAAAAACAAGTCCATCCACCAACCCCTGAGATACATGAAATGGCTCTCAAGTGCAGGTTTTCCTTTTCCAAGCTGCTTATCCCTGTTCCTTCGAGTCTCTTCACAGGGccgcctggccctggccctggccctgccccaaTCTGCCCCTCTGACAGCCTCCAGTTTACGCCGGCTCCCCCAGAGGGAGCACAACGTTGCACAAGCCCTGCCGTGACAAAGCAGAGCAGGCGGCAGTTGCTCTGTTCTGGACACTTTGGTCACATCCGGGCAGCCTGCACTGCGTCAGCTCCGTTGATTGTAATGCCTCACGTCACACCATGGTCTCAGCCCAATCTCAAGGGGAACGAAGCCCCAGAAGCTTTCCACAGAGGAGGCTGTTAAGCCAGGTCTCGCAGCCTTTGCTGTTGTGGGTCCATCGAACGTCAGCACAGGAGGTGTGTGCCTTGAACATTAAGCTGATGTCTGCTTGGCATTGTACTCTGGCAAGATCCTCTTTAATCTGGAGTCTGGACTCTTTCCAGGAGCCATCTCTCCCAGCTCCCTGTCTCCTTCTAGTTGATAAGCAAAACAAACTTTCCATGTCAGGGGTAGGCGGCCTACATCTGCTCAAGGCCCCGGTGCAGGAAAAGTGAAAATGTTTGCAGGTtgcatatttcattctttcattaagCAGCTGTATTGTCACTCATGGAAGCACAGAGGTATTCATAAAGCTGTAATCGCCCACGTCTAAAACAGAAGAATGATAATGAGAAAATGTAGCACTGTTAgccaataaattattaataatggtCATATTTGAGAAGTAACCACATTAGAGACAGCTTTCtaattttccattctttccaTGTGTCTAGAGGCTCTAGTTTACAAAGGGAGTTcccattatttttaatcattcatcCTTGAAACAGACTAGCCagaggaataaaacaaaacagaaaaagcaaacatACCATACAGGTGGGGAGTAAATCATCaagtgaaatgacttgcccagggtcccaGTCACACATGAGTCAGCCCAGATCTGGTGGTAGAATCCGTTTGACTCAGCACAGCATTTCCTGAGTacccactgtgtgccaagcactgttccaaGCACTGGGGACCCAGAGGTGGGTCATGTGGCTCCCCACACCCCCAGCTGCCAGAGCCCTCTCCCCACCTGCACCCCCATGGGCCACACCCACCTGCGTTTGCAGTTCTAAAAAGACTTCTCCAGCCCTTTTGCCATGTCTGAGGTTGAGATTAGATAAGGTTTTTACTGCAAAGTGGAGAACCCATGGGCTGCCTAAACCATGCATAGTAACATCAGCCAAGACAGAAGCAAGGACGCAGCCTGGAAATGCACCACGAGAATGCTTCTGGCCCTGACAGGAGCCTTCAGCTGCGGGGATAGAGCGTATTACTTCCTAAAGGAAGATTGCCCCTGGGGACTGCAGCCCCCGCTTCCTTTGGTGTCTGCCTTGCATTTCCACCATCctcaggccacaaggttccagccTAGCTGCCTCCACAGACAGCTCCCTGTCCTGTGGGACCATCATTGACCCTGTGAAGGTGCTGATGAGAGGGGCATTGAGAAAGGAGACACTTGTCCAGCTTGAGAACGCTGTGCTCTTTGGAAGCACAGATGAGTAACTAGCCAGGCTGTTTCATAGCCAGGCGCCACTCAAGTCATCAGGCAAGCAGACGTCTTCCAGGGCTAAGGGCCCTTGTACTTCCGACCTTCCCAGAAGCTACATTTATCCTAAAGCAAACTCTCCAGCCCTCAAAGAAGGGTCTCCTCCTTTGCTAGTTTGCCAGATATTTCAGGCGATCTGTGTTGGTAGCACAGTGTGTGCATAGATTTCCTCATGTGGCTTTTCAGAGtagccctggccctggccctgcttTTCGGCATTCAGCAGAAGCCAGGCTTCAGAGGCCGGGGCTGCCAGGCAGGCTGGCAAGTCCCCAGTTTCTGGTGGAAGCAGAGGGTGATCACAGCAAGTCTCAGGCCTGCCCAAGAAGGGAAGTCACCACTTCCACCTGTCCTTCCAGATCGTGAGCCCCGCCCAGCGGCTGGATGTATATTGTGCCAGGTCTGAGAAATGCTTTGTCTCCTGAGCCACACTGGAGACAGCCACACACAGTTTCAGATGTGATGAGAACCGAAATTGATTGGATCCAGGCCACATTTGGCTGGGGCCCGGGAGCCATGTGGCTCCTGAGCTGGTCTCTGCTGCCACCATCAGGACGCACAGCCCACCACCTCCTACTGGAAGCCTCGGCCTGGCACTGAAGGGGTCCCCACTCTGGGTTTTCATCAGGAGGTCAGTTGTGTGGCTCTACCAGGTTCCCTGGCCTGTCCTGCACATGCCACATCCATTCTTGAGAATGTCGTCATCCAGCCTCCTTGAAAGAGATGGGGGTTATATGGGGTGAAAGCAGGAAGCGAGGCCAGCTACGGATATTGTTCATCATCAGTGCAAGTTGAGCTGTCCAAAGCAGAGTAGCACCTCTCACTGACCCTGGACCTGTGAGGGTCCACGTGCACCTTGCCCAGAGCAGGTTGGCTTCCTTCCAGATGCACAGTAAATGCCGTTGGAGCATCAGCGCAGTACTCAGAGATAACACATCCTTGTGCCCATATGGCTCTTGGCTGTATTACCAGTTGTTCTGTGAATGTTACTGAAAGCTGAATGTATCTGTGTACCTTTCACTCACAGACCCCAATGACTTTGTagttattatattaaaaaacctGGGTCAGAAGTGCTTTTCCAGTAAAAAGAATAGAAGAGATTAGGACAGGAAGGAAGTTTGACCAGGAGGTTGTCTCCTTGGGGCTTATGAGCCAATTGAAGGAGGTGGGGAAGCCTTTGGACAAGGCAGGCTTGTCCGGGGTTGTCCCCGAGGTTGGACCAGAGTGCCGTGGCCACGCTCTCACAGCTCTTCCCTGTGCTTCCTGACCAGCGCCCCCTGCAGGAACCTCCTGGAGCTTCCTCAGGCACATCCCTACCCACCAGGGCGGGGAGTCAGTGAGCCCCCAAAACTGCTTTCCCCAGGCCCATGGCCTCTGTCCAGCCTGGTCTCCTTCTACATCCTGAGGCCTTCCCTGGCCTCCTCCCCAACTGAGACGTCAGAGCTCCCTGCCCTCTCTCACTTTCCTAACTTTAAACCCATGTGAATCACTTGAGAGGGAGCCTGGTGTGATAGGAAGCCTCGGCTTGGGAATCAGACACACCTGGACGTAACCCCAGCTCTCCCACTCGTCACCTGTGGGACTTGGACAGGTTAAGCCTTGGACCAatgttttctcacctgtgaaaatAGGACTAGCGTCCGCTGTGTTAATTCAGGGCCTTCAGGAGGCAGATACCAAAGCAGAATTAGGCCTGCAAGAGATTTATTTGGGAAACACCTGTGCAGTCTTAaggaaggggctggaggaggcagggagagccTCAGACCGCAGTACAGGTATGACACCTGAGGAAGGAGAAGGGGCCGGAGGGCTGGGAAGGAAGAGGCTTCCCAGCAGTGCAGTGCAGTCCTAAGGAAGTTTCTGCCAGGTGAGGGTAGTCCTCAGGCTGTTCGAGGAGTCTCCTGTCCTGCAGGAACAGGCCTGCATAGTCAGCCACGGCTGGGAGCAGCCCGGGAAGCGTGGCCTCGGCACACACGTGGTGGCGAGTCCAAGGGGAGGCGGCCGGGGCGGTCCCTCGGCTGTGCCCCTGCAGCAAGAAAGCTGAGCAGGCACTCCCAGGGCTGCAGCAGCCTCCCCAAAGGCTTGTTGCGCACAGCAGAGCTGATGCATCTGAGGTCCTATCACAGCATCTGCCACAAAGAGGTGCCGGATGAGGGCAGTGGTCAGATAGTGATTATATTCATCTTGTCAGGATTTGCCACACATTCTCCAGCAGGCCATGGAGAGCACTTTCATCAGGTATTTGAAAAGCAACCTCAGGGTCCTGTATGCTCTCATTTCCATTTCCCATCACACAACAGGTCCCATCCCTGAAATGAGGCCCCTCCCAGAAACGTCAACACAGTACCTGGGCTCCATCTTCACATCAGCAACCCTCCTCCTTCCCGTCATACATCTGACAAGCTACAGCTGATTTCCCACTGACATGCCTGGGAAGCCGAGAGAGCTTGCTTCACCCTCACTCCAGTTTTAAAACTGTAGGAAATAGGGAATCTCACTGACCTCCTTGAGAGTCTTGACAGCTGTTCCCTTTGGAGAAACAGAGCAGTTGGAGCTTTCAGTGGCATGGGAGAGGGGGTGGCTCATGCCCTGTGTGTGCACGGAGCTGTGTGGTTTACGCAGTGCTTCCACCTGCCTCAGGCACGCCCCATCCAGTGCTCAGGATGAGCTAGGACAATGACCATCAACGTCAGGGTgacagagacctgggttcaagctcCAGTAATTAGCTGAGTAACCAGGATCAATTCTGTGAACCTCCGTGAACTGCAGTTGCCTCTTCTGTGAATGGGAAGAGTGCCAGCACCTTCCTCAGGCAGCTATTTTGTGGGTTAAATCAGACTGTAGAGCACCTGGGAATATAGTAGAGATTCCATAAGTCTGATTGTACTTTTCTTTCTGGGATGAAAGTTCAGACCCCAAAATAATGAAGGCGCTAAACCACAGTTGGAGCCCTGGCCTTGAACCACCCAACAGTCTTGCAGCCCAGTTTTTCTTTCAGGATGTCTCTTCAGGGATGATGCTGAGAGGACAAGAAGGAAACTCTTATTAGTTAAGCACCAGGCAGTGTGCTCAGCATTTTGCATTCATGATCTCTAACTCTCCTTACAACCTTACGGAGTCCGTAGTGATCAGCGTGATGAAGTGACACTTAGTGTAACTCACAGCAGAGTcaaacttgaacccaggtcttttgGACTCCAAGCCTGTGCTCCCCCTGCAGCTGGGCTGGCTTCTGGTATGTAAGCGAAATGGTGTTAGAGAGGCACCAGGAACTCCGTGATAGACGTGTAATCAGGCCGGGGCACTAACAACATGGGAGGGGGAGAAAGCTAGGAACGGAACTCCCTGTTCCGAACCCCAGCCCTTCCCGCAGGGCAGGATTCTGGTCCTGCGTCCTAAACAGGCCCAGGCCCCGGAGCAGGGGCAGTGTGGGCTCAGAGGGCACTGGACTGGGGCTCAGGGGACCTGGATTCTACAGCCTGCGCCCGCCCGGGGTAGCAAGGGGGTTCATGCAGCCTAGCCCTCTCCCTGTGGCTTAGGTTTGCCCAGCTTGAATTCCCCTGGGCTGCTTCACCATCCCAGTCCTGGAGCAGGGTGAAAAGTAGTGACCCTGAAGAATAAAGACTCCAGAAAAGGGGAGAGGGGACCTGGGGCCTCACCCCAGTCCCACCACTCGCTGTGACCTGTGGCAAGTCAGCTGGCTGCTTTGGACCAGagtcttctcatctgtagaacAAGGAGGTGAGCCCGAAACTAGCAGATGTTCAGGCTGACTCTGCagcctccctcctcaccccttccTCCTTCAACCAGTTGAAGAAAGGGCTctttggaaggaagggaggaaacccACAAAGCTTGAAGGAATCTCTGCCAGCCGGTCTAAAATTTCTTTTCCCTCAAATATTCAGAAATcgcctttctatttttaaaattttttgtgggGACCTGGAAAAATGGTAAGCAAAGTAGAAGTCTTTTTGATCAAAGCAGATTGGCTGGAATGGAAATTTGCCCAATCTCTTGACTTTGCCTGGAAGCCTTTTCAGGTTGAGATACCAGCAAGGCCAACAGCACGGAAGAGCTACAGAATTCCCCATTCAGCCCGCAGGGCTCTCGGTTCTGGGCCCTGAGGTCTCAGCCTGTGTGGATGCCAGCTTTTGCAGCTTCCCCACACCCTGGCGTGCACAGGCCCCCAAAGCCAGCCAAGCCTTTGGGCTGCGGTAGACAGAGATAGCCTCCACTGCCCTCCGATGGCCATTGCCGCCACAGTACCAGCCTTTGTGGGCCGCTCAGCACgggccccccccccactccccaatGCTGATGATGGGCACCGCCGGGTTGTTGgatacagccctgcccacccctggcCGAGAGTCTCACCCACCCTATGGGCTCTGGTGATGGGAGCCTGGGCAGGAGGTGCCCAGTCTTCATTTACTGGCTTCTCCCCAAGAGGGCGCCTGTCATCCTGGTCATTGCATCACCTGTTcccctgtgtgaccctggacaggcCACCCCACCC
This genomic interval carries:
- the TMEM108 gene encoding transmembrane protein 108, with translation MKRSLQALYCQLLSFLLTLALTEALVFAAQEPSPRESLQVFPSGTTPDTMVTAPLSSTRRSSVVALTPHPDGPSSQAAASMATTTPDPSGHPPKNTISTVMATATTPHSEGPLSTGPLPAAVATTSSHSEGRPPSQAVPTILLTKPRDATSRPLTAPSRATPRRPPRPPGSSRKGASSSPRPVLPAPSGHSRRKEGPRGRNQSSTYLGQKRPLGKIFQIYKGNFTGSVEPDPSTLTPRNPLWGYSSSPQPQTVAATLAPSRTSWVRPNTPLVSAEDKPGLTRADQGGGPTFTSQGGEPATTAASGTPASPHPAPVPSQHPRGDPQDGPSHSDSWLTVTPGTSRPPSASSGVFTATMGPIQAAFDASVSAPSEGLPQGTSSAPQAPARPPGVSESTVSLAKEEAVATLTPTVTGRVPSPLSTVVSTATGNFLNRLVPAGTWKPGTAGNISHVAEGDKPQHRATICLSKMDIAWVILAISVPISSCSVLLTVCCLRKKKKPANPENSLSYWNNAITMDYFSKHAVELPREIQSLETSEDQLSEPRSPANGDYRDTGMVLVNPFCQETLFVGNDQVSEI